GGCCCagctctgcatgtgtgtgagtatCTGTGTGAGCGTTTGGCTGCACAGCTCCCTCGGGCTGCCTCCTCAGCACCGTGGGTGGCTGcggctgtgggaggaaggtgAGGGCTGTGGGGAGTGCGACGAGCACATCTGCCCCTCGGTGCCGGACAACTGCCCCGCAGGCCGGGTTCAGGACAACTGTGGGTGCTGTGACCAGTGTGCCAACGTGGAGGGGCAGCAGTGTGACCCAGACGGGGCACAGAAGTTCTACGGACAATGCGGGGAAGGCCTGGTGTGCCAGAGgaaagtgaagaagaagagTCGCAGGGCTGATCCAGAGcctacatgtgtgtgtcaggAGAAAGGTCCTGTGTGTGGCTCAGATGGGAGGACCTACACAAATGTTTGCCAGCTGAGAGAGGCTGCCAGCCGTGGTAACACAAACCTAACACACGCCGGGAGAGGACCCTGCTACTCTGGTTACCGCACTCATTTCCTACATATTTTATCAGTGCATGCGCTTCACTGTCTTGATACACAACGTCTTGAACTTTAGGGGGCCCAGCATTAAACGTTGGTGTGCTCCTTTCTGTTTGCCTCAGCTCCCCGAGTCCTCAGGGGTCCCAGAAATCTGTCCAACTTcacaggaaatgacatcatcttCAGCTGTGAGGTGTCAGCATATCCTCTTCCTGTCCTGAACTGGAGGAAGACAGGCAGTGACCAGTACTTACCAGGAGATGATCCTCACATCTCTGTCCAGGTTGGAACAAAGCTTTAGTTATTCTGCATTAGTGAAAGTTTAATTAACTCTCCTGTTATGCTATGGGTCAAATTGTcccaatttaaaataaaaaaaatatcaaaaacaaaaagttaagAGGTTTTTTGGTATAAAATTTCTTCGGCTTGGCTTAGTCAGTGCAATCcacatataaaatgaaaatggttcatttcacatatttgtaAATCCACCCTGAACCAAGGAGGTatcttgtgtttgtttatcaaaatttcaaaaactaTTTACAATCAATGTCATGAAAaactattgtattttatatgtaggTCATTCCAATGTACATTAGAAAAAGTTTGAACatgcattattttaatgaaaacgAGTGAATTATCCTCATTGAACCATGATCTGTGAGAGGCAAAGAACACCACTGCACTAAATACTGATAGAAATGTTTAATAATGAGATATAAACAgtatttattgggattttttggaTAATCATGACACAAGAACATCATTGCTGTTCTTGAGAAACTAACATAACAGGAGAGTTAAGAACTCATGATTGATTTAATGAATGGTTTTCAAACTGAGGGGTGAGGCCCTCTGGAGGGGCAGAGAGTCACTGCATGGATGAGAAAATATGGTTGAGTGAATATGATTTGTGTtggaaaaataaggaaatactGGCTCTTATTTGAGAAAAAattaatttgtgttgttttttagtAGTGGCCTCCAATACTGCAGTGAATGATCGATAAAattgtttaaattgtttttgGCTTTGGAGGACCCCTGCCAGAAAAAGTCTGACAACCACTGGATTAAATCCTGTCCTGCTGGGTGTGTAATTTGAATTTTTAGATTGCTTTAGTCCCACTTTGGCTGAAAAAGGAAGTTATTCTGAGTATAGTTTAGTATATTATCATGAGAAGTGCTGTAAAATGAGAATCAATGCACTGTTTTTGGAGCTTGGCTCTTACCATGTTTAGTATAAGTGAGTTTCGGTTGCACCAAAATAGGTTAATTTTTTAAGCCTAATTAAATCATAGTCTAATGATAAACTATGttagatcacattttaaaactagTTTTAAATTCAGAAAGATCAAATCTAAGCCTCTCTATAAACCTCATTTCGGCTTTAACCTCTAATTTAAACTGTGATCCAGTATTAAGTTTGAACTTAAAGAGGcgtaacatttaaaatgactgcCTGTTGAGATGGATTTCGCAAAATAATTAAGTTGCTTGGATAAAACTAAGGGACAGTTAAGTACAATGACGCTGCAGTTTCAGCAGAGGAGTTGTTAcagatctgaagaagaagaagattggATCCCCTGTCAAACATGGCAGTGAAAGAAATTCAGATCTGGCACTGATACTCCTTCTTCTGGTTGCCCTGAGACTTCATGCCAACCAGTGTTTCCAGAGGCTTAACTGGGTTGTTTGACAGACACAATTCCACTGCTGAATAATCAGGGTAGAGTGTCTGTAGGCACTACAACTGGAAAGAACCAGTCATGGGGATTGTTATACTCACTAGGACTTGATAGCACTCAaatgagtttatttttcaacCTCTTATGATTTCAGTGAGCAAGCATCTCAATTTTGTAGTAAACATTAAGTTAGTTTTAAGCTCAGCTTTGCTAAACTCTGATTAGAAATAATCTTACATAAAAGTCAGTGAACTCTCCTTTTGCCTCTTATAAAACCCTCCATCTTTGTGAAAGTACAAACTAAATCACAGAATAACCCTTTAAGCTTGAATCTGATggagtagttttttttttttcatcatcaaTCATAATGTTATTGAAATACACTCCCTGTCAAAAGTtaggacacactttctcattcagtgcttttttaaaatttgtattattttttacattgtaggTTAATACAGAAGacttacatgtttttgtttacaatatAATTCCATATGTTTATAGTTTTGATATCTACAGCATTAATCCAcactgtataaaataattaaataaaaagcattgaatgtgAAGatatgtccaaacttttgattggtagtgtGTATTTGCAAAGATTTCAATGATATTATGTGGTAAGAAATTCTGTCATATATCATAAATTGCAGGACACATGAAGACGTCTAACTGAAAAGAAATACGTACACAAATGGCATTGTAGATGTTTAGTAATATATTGAATCACTCCCCATGAAAATGCTTCTATTTTAACAGAACTGCATTAATACTGAGATGAAACAAAATCTGTACAGAATTGTGTTGTGTTGCCATTCACTTGCACTTGCTACAGTAGAGTCTGTGCCACAAGTCTGTTGCTAATAAACACTAAAGAAAAGGAGTCAGTATCAGTTCTAGTGATCATAATAGAATGATTCTTTATATTTCTAACAGCTCCACATGACAGTCTCAGTCTTATGCATGTTTTTCTTACAGTTGAATAGATTGATATGTGAAGGTTTCATCTCTTTCCAGCTTCGAGGTGGACCCCAACGCTACTCTGTCTCCACGTGGCTTCAGATAGAGGGTCTCCTCGTCTCTGACACGGGGGTCTACTCCTGCATCTCCCACAACTCTCTGGGAGAAACGTCTGCTTCGGCACAGCTCACAGTGTCAAGACGAGGTGAGCATCAACACTGAGGCCAGCGGTGAATCACATTTCCCTTTGGCTCAGCTAATTGCCAAACCTGTCATTTCTAAAGACACTACACATATTGGTGCTTCAATATTTCCTGTTTAATCTCCTCTGCAGGGGTGAAGGTGAGGAGAGGCCATTTACAGGAGAAGGAGCAACACTTTGATCGTTTAGAGGAAGGCAGTGGTGATGCACAGCTGGCATCTGGAGATTACCTGCTGttcatttaaatcagtttatAGGAGCAGTCGACAAGGAGGCCTCAGGAAATAATGTTTCAGCTAACACATTGGATTAGTTAATATTATTCAAATGAGAAGACATGATGATTTTCAGCTGAATTATGACATGAATAAGTCATTTAACATTGCCTCTGCTTATATCTACCTTTTAGCTATAACACGGCAGAAGAATAAATCAACTTTAAATGGCAACGCTGAGTATTTTGATACACACTGCTGCCTGTTTAAATCTGTCAAAAAGTGTGAGGAAAATTTGCAAGCGATTTCACACCAAGTGGAAAGTAAATTTGTGGTATggcaaacacagagagaagtCACCCCTAAAGTAAAGCCTCTATCATTTCCTCCTGCTTTCACCACTCCacccacaaaacaccagagCGCAGTACATTTATTCACTGAGGAAAAAAGAGAGTGATGGATGGGGCGAGAGAGGGTGTGACCATCCGCGGGGTCTCCGTCTGattctcttcatctctctccACCTGAGTGCCAGTTAATCCTCCCCTCATCCCCCGACTCCCAGCTGGATTCACCGGCTCCTTCTGAATGGCAAGCTGCATTAACGCCGAGGAACTTTCCCCCGCTGTCTGTTAGTAAAAGCTGATTGGAGATTACAGGcctgctgcagaaaaaacagaaaagaaaaaaacacactgccCTCCATCTCATCTTCCACCCCTTtatctctccttcttctcttcaCTTCTTTATCTTCTTAATCTCAATCTCCTCCTTTTCAATGTCATCAACTTTTGCTTGCTATTACATTTTTGCCCCCATTCATTGCCTCTTTCTTGACAGCTGAATGACAAGAAAGATGAAGATGAGTAAGggtgagagggagagaaaaaaaaagcctcccCTCCTGAGTGGAGCCAGAATGATGTCATGGGGGCATTTGTCCTCCTGGTGTGGAGGCTTCCCTTCCTCTGCTAATTACCTTGTACAAACTCGAATCTGATATGGCGGATATGAGGCCCAAATACAATTATTGTGGGCTAACAAAGAGATATTGAGATTCAGGGAATGAGGGAGAGACCGCGAGCGAGATAGAAGGAAAAGGCATGTGCACCGCcaggcacgcacacacacacacatacaggagCCACGTGCACACTTGCatacccacccacacacacaaacacaaccactTGTCCTTCCCCTCCATTCCCTCAGATAGGCTAATGTTATTACTGGGGTAATTATCCTCATTAGTGCCAGCAGCTGTAGAGAACCCATTGCATGCTGTTCAAACTCCACCCCGAACCTTTCTGTCTTCACATCGCTCTTTGTATTCCCCAGATCTCATTTAGAAGACTTTGTCTCCATCCTTTGCATCCCAGTTATAAAAATAGAGCCCATCAAATATCTAATAAACCAGAGTTGCCCCTTCCTCCTAACCTGTTAGAGCCCATTTGGTGCAGATGAGGGTTTGTGATGTGCActgttctgcagctctgctccATAGAAATATCCTCTAGAGGACTGAACAGGGAGCCAAGTCAGGAAAACAGCCAGAGTGTGCAATAATTAGGAGATAATTCATAATCTGCTGTCATTAAGCAAAGATACAAAGTTGGCATTGGGACGAAAATTTCAACAGTTTAGTTTTTTCTATCTGatatttgcactttttaaactttgacattAGAACACAAGATGGCACTGTTTAGTCAGATAACCTCCCCACTGATTGTGCTTCAGGTTTGATGTGTAGATCTTCTAACATGGCTCTGATCAGTCTCACGTTTTCCTGTTTTGCATCCTTCCAAACGAGCCATtcttcacaacacacacaaaaaaattgctATCATGATGCTTCCTCCATAGATACATTCATATGTCCACATTGGGCTGCCtgtgaaaacaataaatgataGTGTTGCATAACTAAAGATTTTGCCTGTTAATCAACTTGAGGTTTATGTGAGGCTCCTTGAAAATGATTCCCTGCTTGCTTTTTAACTTTACGCCCTGTCTGCATCTTTACACAGAAATTATGAGATCAACAGCTGAAACAGGCAGCTTTATGCATAGCATCCCCACCTCGCTCCCTGAGATTGCCTTTTGTTTTATTGCCAGGGGCTGGTGCGGACAGTAGGTAACCTGTATACAGCTAAGCCCCACATCAGGCGCTAAATGTCATGCATAGCCTGTTTTTATTGGCTGATATGGCCTGTTGTGCCCTTCTCCTTTTCCTGGAAGCCATTGTTAAAGAGCTGGTTGTTAATGCTGCGGACCAGATGGGCTCCTTCCCCCTGCAGGTCTGACTGAGGGTGTTTACCATGCACTGGGCTGTGGATAACAGGTGAGACTACTGCTGGCTTGTCAACCAATGAGAGCGCAGCAGATGTCTGGCCTCTGCCTGTAAACCTTTATTTGGCATTTGGGGCCTTATGGGAGTGGGTTTAATAATGACACTGAATCAAAGTGAGTTCTGGTttatatgtttttctgtttttactcaaTGCTATTATGTGAAATGTTCATGCAGGCTATAAGTCCTCACACTAACCCACTTCATACCCACTGCTGAGCACATGAGTCCTATATACTCAATATTTTTGCAGCGAGTAACTTGGATTAAATCAAGCCAAAATATCTTTCTGAGTATCTGATACTTCAGATGACCAACCACCCAGCCAGTTAATTTTCATTTCATGAAGTTCAGACATTATTTCCAGAAATGTTCCCTCATCTCCCTGTGTGACAAAATGTTTCCAGCATTAGCTGGGCAAACACTGAACATTCCTTTCCCCCGTCCAATTCAGGGCATCTTGAATTACTGCAATTTGGTATCATGGCAACAGCAAAGGTAATGCCGGGCCAGGGATTGTTGAAGAACAGTCTTTTAAAGCTTTGAATCAATCTGCCTTAATGGATGACCTGTGTCTAGCATGCATGTATGGATTAGTTTGGCTGGAGCACCTGTCCCTGTTCTGTCAACAGCAGATCATGTTACTGACTACACAGTCACCTGGCTAACACAAGTTCCTGTGATTGGCAATGCACAGGCCTTTGTTCACTGCAGCCGCATGTGGAATAATGAAAGTTGCTTTACACATTCGACTCAGCAAACATGAGATTTTAGAATACTTTTGGATACAATGCAAATGATCTGTGCAACAAAAAATCCTTTTCGATTATGCAGAAGACCCTGGGCTTGAACCTGCTGGCTGGTTGGGGCCTTTATATGAAGAGCTCAGCCCCCCCACGACCTTCTAAAAGGATAAGGGAGTAGAGCTAATGGATGGCTGGATAGATCATATAAAGTAAACAGCAGATAACCCCCCATTACATAAAAATGCAGCACATCACAGTGTATTTCCTAACAGGGCTGGCCTCAGGTTGATTATGGGGTTAAGCTGCCAGAGCGGCCCAGTGAAGCGAGGCTGTGGCTGGGCTTAGCATCCTCCCAAGGACAGCTTGCATCTAACACCAGGCCTGAACTGGGAACCGAAGCTCAGTCAAGAATGGGATGAACACTCTAGTCGAACTTTGCTCCTGAGTATTGAGATTTTAAAACTAAATGGAAAAAGTCTCAGCCATTTCCCTCTGATTTCCAGTCAGATATTGTGCCTTATGCATATCTGTCTGGGGTCTGGTGGTATTTGGAAGAAAACTGGGAAATTACAGCATCTGACAGGTTGTCAAGCATATCCTCTTCACAGTAGACAAATTTGAGCCTCCTAATCAGGGCGGATATGTCCTCTGAGTGTCTGAGAGCATAATACTGGGAATATCTTCACTCAGAATTAAAACTGAAGACGCTGATCATTCTGAAATATCTTGTCAGCTCCATTAAGTGATGTTCAAACAGACATCTTCTGGCTTGCACACCCTGGAGGTAACCTTTAATGCAAAGCTCCATTTGAAATGCTAATATCTTTTATTTTCCAGTCAGGACTCTAGAAGCAGATAAACCCGCTTATTTCATCCAGCTGGCATTGAGCCCCTTATAGTTGCGGTGCGGCCTCCCTGCTGCTCCGTCATCTCAATTGATGACGGATCCCCTGATGATGAAACGATTAGCTAGCAACTGTTATGCCAACCACAAAGCTGGATGGGTGATAGATGGGCTAAGTGATAGACTCAGGCGGTCGGTTGGAGGGCTTTGTCCTGGATCTCTGACACTTTCTATCTTGTGATCCATTCAACCCCCACATTAGCTCCACCCAGCCCCCAGATCCACCCCGGTTACCCCACCAGCTGCCTCTGACCCCTCATCATAGCGCTGCCTCTGCTTGCCATGTGCTGGGAGTCAAAGGGTTCCCACCTATCGCTCATCAGAATGGAACCCCACCATCTCCTGCCCCGTGCACTAAATCACAATCAATCGCTTGGCAGACAGAGATGGATTGGGACGTCCTCGACCCTGTACCTTTCAGGGAGGCCCCCGTCCTCCAAAGGGCCGCTGTCACTAACAAATAATAGAGGTGATTCGAGGAGGAGTGTGCAGGTCAAATCTGCTGCCCCTGGAAGGAAGTTATCACAAAGTGGTGGAGGGAAATCCTTTTCTCTTAGGAACAACCGTCTCAATGTCTAACAGCACGTCTGACAGAAGGTAGAGAAAGGGTTGCTTTGATGCTAAAAATGACTCGATTTAAAATATATCAATGTGCAATTTAGTGCACATTTTGAGTGATAAACAGTGGAATTTGCAGGTCTTCTGAGGCATTTGTTGGTTTGTACCACTCATAAGAGCTTAGTACTTAAATCAAATAACCTTTTGCCAGGTTCAGAATTAGATTTGTGCAGACAACAGAagcttgtatgttttttttcttttagacagGAGAGCTACAGGGCTTCATCTAAGCAGAGCGCAGTGAACAGCACTCTTTTTTACTTAGACTATCTGTAGCAATTTAACTATCCCTATCTGTTCAGCATGAGCATTTAAGAGCAAGATACATGCAGGAATCAAATTAAGCCCCCAGGTGTCAGTTAGCATCTGTTAGTTAGCCTGTTAGATCAACTTAAAACATTAATCAACAGCTGAAGGGTCACCAAAGCAGCAGCTGGAGTGGAATCAGGCAGAAACAGCTCAACAAGTCTACCTTCTTTTAGTTTatataaaagatttttttatttcagcgAGCAGTCTAACATTCTAACAAAGCCTAAAACATGTAGCAAATCCTAGTAAGCAAATGAAGCTGCAAAATGGCATATTGTCCAGTTTGGTGATGCCATACAAAGATACTGGACCTAGAAATATTCAGCATAGAGCCGCTTGCTGTAAAGCTGACAGAGGAAAATCCTATCTGTGCTGTTTGAGCTGTGACACATGCACGCCGGCCTTTTTCACTCTGATTAACTCATTTATGTACTACCATTAAGCTGCCTGTCTGCTTTCCCTTTCTGCTCTCTCAAAAATAGTCTTGACATTCTGCCGCACACCATCATGTGTATTTGAAGAGTGGCGGTCTAGTGCTTCCTGATTTACTTCACAACAGACTGAGTGATTGCATCATTCACATGGCATTGTCAACAAATATCATTCAGACATGTAAAAGTCTCCACAATGCCATAACACGATGATTAGGAGTGAAAGATCTTATTCTGTATTCACTGCCAAGGGCTCAAGGAGGATCATTCACATGTAGATGTGTCCTTCTGGAAGTGCCTCAGCTATACAATTTCCATTTAGATAAGGTGTACACACAAATAAAGAAAGGACATTGGGTTCTTCATTGATTAACTAATCATAGTCTTTGTAATTCCACTCGGAGACCTTGAAGGGCAGTGCCGGGCTGTGCACCCTGATTAGCCAATGCATGATTGCTGCTGCAACGGCACAAATCAGTTCAAGTAACTCAGCTCCATATGCTACACAGTGGCAGTGATTAAAAAGGCGATTAAGACATAGagagtttttgtctgtttaatccCTTTTCCCATTGTCTAAACAGATAGCCACAGTGTAGTCCCTGATCTACAATAACTGAACACCACAAGAACTGGAGTGGGAGGTGATTAGGTCTTTAAAGCTCCCTGGAGTGCACATGCAGGTTGTTCGTGATTAGCTTGAACTTAAAGGTACATTCTGTTCTTCTTGCCTCTTTCTGGACCAGGGAATTCATTATCTGATTCTTAagctgagagagaaaaaaaacacccaccCACAGCCCCAAGACAAACGTGATATCTCTAAGTGACAATGGAATAATCCTCATTTGTGGTACAAGTGAGGAAGCGTCACATTCGAGGCATGCtgacaaaccaaacaaacactCCTCAACCTCACGACTCAAGCCTCAGAGTGCTTTAACCCTCTTCCCACTTCTCTGTTAGCCCTCTTCATGCAGTGCAGTGGTGTCTGTGTATCATCTGAAGGCTGTATAGAAACTCTCCATGACTGATCTCTTTTGATAGAGCTCATTATGCAAAACTGCTCCCAACTCCCGCCGCATAATTAGTGCTTAATTAATTTGAGTAAAATCTTTCATCTGTCTGTGTCCGGCCAGCTCCTTCCTTCCATTTACAACATGATATTAATTTCAGAGGGGGGAATGGCAGCCCAGCTGATGAAAAGGCTGATATAATTAATCAAGTACTGTatctttttccttcattttttgcAGGAATAATAATAAGTGTGATGAGCAGAGTCTGATTAACCTTATTATGCTCCCTAATTAGGGGTGATCATTTAATAATCAAGGAAGCAGCACAATTATAAGAGAATGCAAATTATGCCATCTAATGAAGAGTGTGCCAATTCTGGGAATtctttgtttggaaaatgtggCATTCCCAAATCAAATGTCAAGAAAAGGTCCTTCTCTTGACATACATATGTTAAGGATGTACTTACACGGCTGAGCCCTGCATCTTTCTaatgcttttcatttattaGAGTCTCGCAAATCTCtatgaaagacagacagaacaacaagaaaaaaacagtgaaatatgttATGAAAGAGCTCATATTATATAGTGGCTAACTAAAAGGTGAAGGCTGAAATGAAAGCGTAATCTTGACATTAAATATTTGCTTTGCTATTTTGTCATACAAGTTTGTTAAGTGTTAAGAGAAAATCATTTTAGTTGTCATGGTTTTAAGGAAATATGAGACTTTAGCTTAGTCCAGCTAGTCTGGCTCTGACAGTCCAGAGGcaacaaaatgcacaaatgacAGCACAAGTTTTGGTTTTACAACTGTTTACTTGCTGGACTAGACCAGATAGAGTAACCCTCCAGTGTCCCACTGCCCCAGTAAAACCAAAAAGTGATGCTTTATACTGCTACTGTTGATTTCCCTggtttctctgtctctttgctAAGATGTGGTGAAACAAAATGGTTTATAGGCTGTGATGTTTGAAAAGGAAACTATCGTTTCaactttcaaaacaaaacaaaggattCATAATGCTGTAAATTTTAGGTCCCTCtccagtcattgattaaacccctaagaACTCATGGCTGTGTGTTAGAGTTACATATTTTTGACCTTTATCCATAAAAATTATTCATCCTTGTCTTAAAATGACTTGCATGTAACTCTGCATtgttgcttcctctagaatatgcagatctatgaagAGTCCACTTCTGTCTTCAGTCACCTCAACCTATCGCTGCATCTTCAGCACAACAGTTCACCTACAGGTAtgcacaaacactgtaaaatagtACAGAAATAATAAAGTAATCCAAAATACACATGTGGAGTTCAAACCAAGAACCAATTCAGGAGAAGAATAATCACAAAGAAAGTCTCAtcctgcaagctgacaggatttGATTTCTTATTGTTGCTACATTTGAAACCActaaagtctgaatctgtgttttagaGAGTGTCATCAGTACGCTGCAGCttcaaggtggaaatactcAGGTGTGGTGCtcactgtttattttgctcatgataattcttctagcatataaaatACATCATTTGGACATGTTAGCAATATAAGTCTCTAATCATTGATCAGCATCATGCCAAAATAAACTTATTTAAAGTGTACTGTATCACTCATCTGAGAGCAGAAATGACACCCTGAGTGTTCTTTAGTTTGGCTTTCATCACTCCAGCTGCTTAAAACCACTGACGGGGCACCAATTTATATTCCCAGCGGCCCGCTGTGTTTCACAGAGCCACCAGCTGCCACTGTAAACTCAAGGACAGAAGTTCAGTACCATGGACAACAACCGGTCTCCTCTGCAGCCATAACACCAGGTGCACAAACCCATTCAGAGTAATTGTTTAAAACGCAACTTTGCGAATAATTCAGGAAAAAGACAGTTATGTGTTAAACAGGGATTTTCACATGGGTCTAATGCATCTTCAGATGAATGGATAATAGTCAATAGATAAAGGATATGGCCCATTAGGTCTGCCACAGGCCATCTTTCATGCTCCCAGATGATACAGCTGCTGTCTACACTTTCATCAAGATAATGGCGACCTCATATATGGAGTCCATGAGCAATGGCCttgatttcatttcttttacaCAGGAGCCATTATCAATATAATTACAATATTCAGGGAGTCAGTGAGCAACATAGGATG
This is a stretch of genomic DNA from Acanthochromis polyacanthus isolate Apoly-LR-REF ecotype Palm Island chromosome 1, KAUST_Apoly_ChrSc, whole genome shotgun sequence. It encodes these proteins:
- the LOC110950039 gene encoding kazal-type serine protease inhibitor domain-containing protein 1-like: MWASSMAQLCMCVSICVSVWLHSSLGLPPQHRGWLRLWEEGEGCGECDEHICPSVPDNCPAGRVQDNCGCCDQCANVEGQQCDPDGAQKFYGQCGEGLVCQRKVKKKSRRADPEPTCVCQEKGPVCGSDGRTYTNVCQLREAASRGNTNLTHAGRGPCYSAPRVLRGPRNLSNFTGNDIIFSCEVSAYPLPVLNWRKTGSDQYLPGDDPHISVQLRGGPQRYSVSTWLQIEGLLVSDTGVYSCISHNSLGETSASAQLTVSRRGVKVRRGHLQEKEQHFDRLEEGSGDAQLASGDYLLFI